A window of the Dyadobacter pollutisoli genome harbors these coding sequences:
- a CDS encoding glycoside hydrolase family 3 N-terminal domain-containing protein, translating into MKHSFLFLLSVILFHTFSSKAQISTPPSFLHRNQQWVDSVFATLTPDERIAQLIMVAAVSDVKRAVIDPKTSSPAAVEKLIRENKVGGIVFFQGGPVPQARLTNYYQSISKVPLLVAMDAEFGLAMRIDSTVRYPYQMTLGAIQGSNDLIYEMGAQLAKQARRLGMHINFAPVADVNNNPDNPVISFRSFGENKYKVADKAVAYMKGMQDNGLLTSAKHFPGHGDTGVDSHYDLPLISHNTTRIDSLELYPFKALINNGISGIMIAHLSIPALDKTPNLPSTLSKPIVSDLLRNQLGFEGLIYSDAMNMKGVTKYFPDGKADAMGLEAGMDLLEFTEDVSKSIAEIKKSIAEGKISQAEIDYRCRKVLEAKAWAGLNHYKPVDLNNLYEDLNPKAAELSNRLLTERALTILKNDNNLLPLRELDTLKIASVSIGADTITTFQKTLGLYTSVDHFFIPAKATDVQIADLRSKLKSYNLFLVGVHLGSISPRTNYGLTEQMNAVLQELIATNKAVVSIFGNPYALNKIQKPEAAKALIMSYQLTQYTQDLSAQLIFGAIPAKGKLPVTVNAQFPYNAGIETPAIGRLKYTIPEELGLDSKVITFKIDSIANVTLTQKATPGCVVQLAKDGKVFFRKAYGKHTYEGPEPVKLTDLYDLASVTKITASTLALMSLWDQKKFDLDATMKDYLPDFKNSSKADLQWRRVLTHSARLKAFIVLWKEAQNQDGSWKKKTFSTKESKRYPTSVVGDSLFIFKNYDKTIFKSIRDSPLNEKEGYVYSDLSFILYPQIVKSLSGENFEDYLKNHYYHKLGANSLTFNPKRFYKLEDIVPTERDTFFRMTQLHGQVHDEAAAMLGGLSGHAGLFGDANDVMKVWQMYLQQGYYGGQQLLSKDALIEFTRYQYPEEGSRRGIGFDKPTFKYSGNAPRYASPSSFGHTGYTGIMTWADPAWKLNYVFLSNRVYPTRENNKISALNIRTAIMDVVYQELLKK; encoded by the coding sequence ATGAAACATTCCTTCCTTTTTCTTCTTTCCGTTATCCTCTTTCATACTTTCAGTTCCAAGGCCCAGATTAGTACACCGCCTAGTTTTTTGCACAGAAATCAGCAATGGGTCGATTCCGTTTTTGCGACACTTACACCGGATGAACGCATTGCGCAGCTGATTATGGTAGCGGCAGTTTCGGATGTAAAAAGGGCTGTAATTGATCCCAAAACGAGTAGTCCGGCGGCTGTTGAGAAACTGATCCGTGAAAATAAAGTAGGGGGTATCGTGTTTTTTCAGGGAGGACCGGTTCCTCAGGCACGCTTGACGAACTACTACCAATCCATTTCCAAAGTACCATTGCTGGTGGCGATGGACGCGGAATTCGGGCTGGCAATGCGCATTGACAGTACGGTAAGGTATCCATATCAGATGACATTGGGTGCGATTCAGGGCAGCAATGATCTGATTTATGAAATGGGTGCCCAGCTTGCCAAACAGGCCAGACGATTGGGAATGCATATCAATTTCGCGCCGGTAGCAGACGTTAACAATAACCCCGATAACCCGGTTATCAGCTTTCGCTCTTTTGGCGAAAACAAATATAAAGTCGCCGATAAAGCGGTTGCTTACATGAAAGGAATGCAGGACAACGGCCTGCTAACCAGCGCAAAACATTTTCCCGGCCACGGCGACACCGGCGTTGACTCACATTATGACCTGCCATTGATTTCTCACAATACTACCAGAATTGACTCGCTCGAATTATATCCGTTCAAGGCCCTGATCAACAATGGCATCAGCGGGATTATGATCGCGCACCTGAGCATTCCCGCTCTTGACAAAACACCTAACCTGCCCTCCACACTCTCCAAACCGATCGTGAGCGACTTGCTGAGAAACCAACTAGGATTCGAAGGGTTGATTTATTCGGATGCAATGAATATGAAAGGGGTTACCAAATATTTCCCCGACGGCAAAGCCGATGCAATGGGCCTGGAAGCGGGAATGGACTTGCTTGAATTTACCGAAGATGTTTCCAAATCGATTGCGGAGATCAAGAAAAGCATTGCGGAGGGAAAGATCAGCCAGGCGGAGATTGACTACCGTTGCAGAAAAGTATTGGAAGCAAAAGCCTGGGCCGGACTTAATCATTATAAACCGGTTGACCTCAACAATCTTTATGAAGACCTGAACCCAAAAGCTGCGGAGTTAAGCAACCGCCTCTTAACGGAAAGAGCGTTGACCATTTTGAAAAACGACAACAATCTATTACCCCTGCGGGAGCTTGATACATTAAAAATCGCATCGGTCTCGATTGGCGCGGATACCATTACCACTTTTCAGAAAACACTCGGCCTGTATACCAGCGTTGATCATTTCTTTATCCCCGCAAAAGCTACGGATGTGCAGATTGCTGACTTGCGCTCCAAATTGAAATCATACAATCTGTTTTTAGTCGGCGTTCATTTGGGAAGTATTTCTCCACGCACGAATTATGGCCTGACTGAGCAGATGAATGCGGTTTTGCAGGAGCTGATTGCTACCAATAAAGCAGTCGTATCCATTTTTGGGAATCCCTACGCACTGAATAAAATCCAGAAACCCGAGGCTGCAAAAGCATTGATCATGTCGTACCAGCTGACACAGTACACACAGGACTTGTCGGCTCAGCTGATTTTCGGGGCGATACCCGCGAAAGGTAAGCTGCCAGTGACGGTGAATGCACAGTTTCCATACAATGCAGGAATTGAAACGCCAGCAATTGGCAGGTTGAAATACACCATTCCCGAAGAGCTGGGGCTGGATTCCAAAGTCATTACTTTCAAAATCGACTCCATTGCCAATGTTACACTGACGCAAAAAGCAACGCCGGGCTGCGTGGTCCAGCTGGCAAAAGATGGCAAGGTATTTTTCCGGAAAGCTTACGGCAAGCATACTTACGAAGGCCCGGAACCAGTCAAGCTGACCGATCTTTATGACCTGGCGTCGGTCACCAAAATTACAGCTTCTACCCTGGCATTGATGAGCCTTTGGGATCAGAAAAAATTTGACCTGGACGCTACCATGAAAGATTATTTACCCGATTTTAAAAACTCGAGCAAAGCTGATCTTCAATGGAGACGCGTACTGACGCACAGCGCAAGGCTGAAAGCATTTATTGTACTCTGGAAAGAAGCGCAAAATCAGGACGGAAGCTGGAAAAAGAAGACTTTCAGTACCAAGGAATCTAAAAGATACCCTACTTCGGTCGTCGGTGATAGTCTGTTTATTTTTAAAAATTATGACAAAACCATTTTCAAATCCATCCGCGATTCGCCATTGAACGAAAAGGAAGGATATGTTTACAGCGATCTATCATTCATCCTTTATCCGCAGATTGTAAAAAGCCTTTCCGGTGAGAATTTTGAAGATTATCTCAAAAACCATTACTACCATAAATTGGGAGCGAATTCACTGACATTCAATCCAAAACGTTTTTATAAACTGGAAGACATTGTACCTACCGAAAGAGACACGTTTTTCAGGATGACGCAGCTTCACGGCCAGGTTCACGATGAAGCCGCTGCGATGCTCGGCGGGCTTAGCGGTCATGCAGGCTTGTTTGGCGATGCCAATGATGTGATGAAAGTGTGGCAAATGTACTTGCAGCAGGGTTACTACGGTGGTCAGCAGTTGCTGAGCAAGGATGCACTCATTGAATTTACGCGTTATCAATATCCTGAGGAAGGCAGTCGTCGGGGAATCGGTTTTGATAAACCTACTTTCAAATATTCAGGCAATGCGCCTAGATACGCCAGTCCGTCGAGTTTCGGGCACACGGGCTACACGGGTATCATGACCTGGGCCGATCCGGCGTGGAAGCTGAATTACGTTTTTCTTTCCAACCGGGTTTACCCGACGAGAGAGAATAACAAGATCTCAGCACTCAATATCCGGACGGCGATTATGGACGTTGTATACCAGGAATTGTTAAAAAAGTAA
- a CDS encoding SDR family oxidoreductase, with amino-acid sequence METFKDKVVWITGASSGIGEAIALAFAKEGAKLVLTARREEELIRVKKLTGLPDGDVLVLPLDVTEFEKAKPAAEQVISHFQRIDIMVHNAGVSQRSYIQDTDLEVYQSLMNVNFYSTVALTKAVLPYMTKQKSGHFIVISSVAGKIGTIMRSGYNAAKHALQGFYDSLRAEGYKDNIKVTTICPGYIRTNISLNALNESGAKFGKMDANQAKGIPADECARQILDAVKKDKKEIYIGGFKEVAAIYLKRFFPSMLFDQVRKNIPE; translated from the coding sequence ATGGAAACTTTCAAGGATAAGGTAGTATGGATCACGGGTGCTTCTTCGGGAATCGGGGAGGCTATTGCGCTGGCTTTTGCCAAAGAAGGTGCCAAACTGGTGCTAACTGCCCGCCGCGAGGAGGAATTGATCCGCGTGAAAAAACTAACGGGACTTCCTGACGGTGACGTACTGGTACTCCCCCTGGATGTAACGGAATTTGAGAAAGCCAAACCTGCTGCTGAGCAGGTTATCAGTCATTTTCAAAGGATTGATATCATGGTACACAATGCCGGTGTAAGCCAGCGGTCATACATTCAGGACACAGATCTTGAAGTGTATCAGAGTCTAATGAATGTAAATTTTTACAGTACCGTAGCATTAACGAAAGCCGTTTTACCTTACATGACCAAGCAAAAAAGTGGTCATTTTATTGTGATCAGCAGCGTGGCTGGCAAGATTGGCACCATCATGAGGTCGGGCTATAATGCTGCCAAACATGCCTTGCAGGGATTTTACGATTCTTTGCGCGCTGAGGGTTATAAGGATAATATCAAGGTTACTACGATTTGTCCGGGCTATATCCGTACCAATATTTCGCTGAATGCATTAAATGAATCCGGCGCTAAATTTGGTAAAATGGATGCCAATCAGGCCAAAGGCATTCCTGCCGACGAATGTGCGCGCCAGATCCTGGACGCTGTTAAAAAGGATAAAAAGGAAATCTATATCGGCGGCTTCAAAGAAGTGGCTGCCATATATTTGAAAAGGTTCTTCCCGAGCATGCTTTTCGATCAGGTCAGGAAGAACATTCCCGAATGA
- a CDS encoding lipid-binding protein, whose product MNKILGYIAILIAGLSMSACDLGSEPTIEGTKLQAMAGEWWINVLVDGEDIGAGFNLITTSNTAANNETDLILDDHELWPAKIVAKVSLPGLTFVAAPGLSNAYDPDIKVSVVEGKILKGMATTPGGNKTDSIYVKFEFSDDPGTQYEYAGYRRTGFREDEH is encoded by the coding sequence ATGAATAAGATTTTAGGATATATAGCTATTCTCATCGCAGGCCTTTCTATGTCAGCCTGCGATCTGGGAAGTGAACCCACTATCGAAGGGACCAAGTTGCAAGCAATGGCAGGTGAATGGTGGATCAATGTGCTGGTTGACGGCGAAGACATTGGTGCGGGTTTTAACCTCATTACCACATCAAATACCGCTGCGAACAATGAGACAGACCTCATTTTGGATGATCATGAATTATGGCCTGCGAAAATCGTCGCCAAAGTTAGCCTTCCGGGCCTGACCTTTGTAGCTGCTCCTGGTTTGAGCAATGCTTACGATCCCGACATTAAAGTATCGGTGGTTGAGGGTAAGATCCTGAAAGGCATGGCTACTACGCCGGGAGGGAATAAAACGGATTCTATTTATGTAAAATTTGAATTTTCGGATGACCCGGGCACACAGTACGAATATGCGGGCTACCGTCGTACCGGTTTCCGCGAAGACGAGCATTGA
- a CDS encoding DUF721 domain-containing protein: protein MAQHYRFDKEKASRRPGITPLKDAIDQMLDKYRIRNRFDQSYVVAHWDKIMGSAIATRTKTVYIKERTLFLQIESAPLRNELFRAKTKIVELINREMGTDLVEDVVFI from the coding sequence ATGGCACAACACTATCGGTTTGACAAAGAAAAAGCATCCCGCCGACCGGGAATTACCCCCTTGAAGGATGCTATTGATCAGATGCTGGACAAGTACCGGATCAGAAACCGGTTCGACCAGTCGTATGTCGTGGCACATTGGGACAAGATCATGGGTTCGGCGATTGCTACCCGTACCAAAACGGTTTACATTAAAGAAAGGACGCTTTTTCTTCAGATAGAATCGGCTCCGCTACGTAATGAACTTTTCCGCGCCAAAACCAAAATTGTAGAACTGATCAACCGCGAAATGGGGACAGATCTGGTTGAGGATGTGGTGTTTATTTAG
- a CDS encoding Txe/YoeB family addiction module toxin: MGKPELLKHQLAGKYSRRINQEHRIIYEIIGNTVYILSLKGHY; encoded by the coding sequence ATCGGTAAACCAGAGCTATTGAAGCATCAGCTTGCTGGAAAATATTCACGCAGAATAAATCAGGAACACCGTATTATTTACGAAATAATAGGCAATACCGTTTACATACTCTCATTAAAGGGACATTACTAG
- a CDS encoding DUF2683 family protein, protein MTTLFINTEDKAVLQAVRALLNGFKVPFEEAKDKEYDPEFVAMVKLSEKQMKAGKTVKLEAGANVWDLISSK, encoded by the coding sequence ATGACAACGCTATTCATTAATACCGAGGACAAAGCGGTTTTGCAAGCAGTTAGAGCACTTCTTAACGGTTTCAAAGTTCCTTTTGAAGAAGCAAAAGATAAGGAATATGATCCTGAATTTGTTGCGATGGTAAAATTGAGCGAAAAGCAAATGAAGGCTGGCAAGACCGTTAAACTAGAAGCAGGCGCTAATGTATGGGATCTGATATCTTCGAAATAG
- a CDS encoding amidohydrolase, with translation MAYATFRFSKSILKALLLLPAVFPATQAFSQSKINTAIDQKAQTLDKKLVEWRRDFHQNPELGNREFKTSEKVANHLRKLGIEVTTGIAHTGVVGILKGGKPGPVVALRADMDGLPVTERVDVPFKSTVVTEYNGQKTGVMHACGHDTHIAILMGVAEVLASVKSELPGTIKFIFQPAEEAAPAGEEGGAQLMVKEGVLENPKVEAIFGLHIDSQLEVGKISYRPGATMAAVDFFTIDVKGKQTHGAYPWSGVDPIVTSSQIVTALQTIVSRNLNITQAPAVVTIGAINGGIRENIIPESVKMIGTIRTFDEGMHTYIHKRINDISTHIAESAGATAQVKINVMYPVTFNDIPLTERMIGTIENVAGKDNVKVIPAKTGAEDFSYFQQKVPGLFFFLGGMRKGKNVADAAPHHTPDFYVDEGSLVLGVRSLSRLATDYLEKAKSK, from the coding sequence ATGGCATACGCTACATTTCGTTTTTCCAAATCTATATTGAAAGCGCTGTTGCTGTTACCGGCAGTGTTTCCTGCCACCCAGGCATTCAGCCAGTCGAAAATAAACACTGCTATAGATCAGAAAGCGCAGACGCTGGATAAAAAACTGGTGGAATGGCGGCGCGATTTTCACCAGAATCCCGAACTCGGCAACCGGGAGTTCAAAACCTCTGAAAAAGTTGCCAATCATTTAAGGAAACTGGGAATCGAGGTTACGACCGGCATCGCTCATACGGGTGTGGTAGGTATTCTGAAAGGCGGAAAACCAGGCCCCGTGGTGGCACTTAGAGCTGATATGGACGGACTGCCGGTGACGGAAAGGGTTGATGTACCATTCAAATCAACAGTAGTGACCGAGTATAATGGTCAAAAAACGGGCGTAATGCATGCTTGTGGGCATGATACGCACATTGCGATCCTGATGGGCGTGGCGGAGGTGCTGGCGTCCGTGAAAAGCGAGTTGCCCGGAACAATCAAGTTTATTTTTCAACCAGCCGAGGAAGCAGCGCCAGCAGGCGAGGAAGGTGGTGCACAGCTTATGGTGAAAGAAGGTGTTCTGGAAAATCCCAAAGTTGAAGCCATTTTTGGTTTACACATTGATTCTCAGCTTGAAGTCGGAAAGATTTCATACAGGCCGGGCGCAACCATGGCGGCAGTAGATTTTTTCACTATTGATGTAAAAGGAAAACAAACCCACGGCGCTTATCCGTGGTCAGGGGTGGATCCGATCGTGACATCTTCTCAGATCGTGACTGCCTTGCAAACCATTGTAAGCAGAAACTTAAATATCACCCAGGCACCGGCGGTAGTCACGATTGGAGCAATCAATGGCGGTATCAGGGAAAATATCATTCCCGAATCAGTAAAAATGATTGGAACGATACGCACGTTTGATGAAGGAATGCATACCTATATTCACAAAAGGATCAATGATATCTCCACGCACATTGCCGAAAGCGCGGGAGCGACGGCGCAGGTGAAAATAAACGTAATGTATCCGGTGACGTTTAATGATATACCACTAACTGAAAGAATGATCGGTACCATTGAAAATGTTGCAGGAAAGGACAACGTGAAAGTGATTCCAGCCAAAACCGGAGCAGAAGACTTTTCTTATTTTCAACAAAAAGTACCCGGTTTGTTCTTTTTTCTGGGTGGTATGCGCAAAGGGAAAAATGTGGCGGACGCTGCTCCACACCATACACCTGACTTTTACGTAGACGAAGGTAGCCTCGTTTTAGGAGTTCGCTCACTCAGCAGGCTGGCAACAGATTATCTGGAAAAAGCAAAAAGTAAATAG
- the chrA gene encoding chromate efflux transporter — translation MDILLLSLTAFGGPQVHLMMMIERLVRKRRYITEEELLELQALCQVLPGPSSTQTVTAIGLKIGGQPLAYLSLIVWSLPAMILMTTAAIGIHYLERNSISLGFTRFVGPMAVAFLMYGAWAIARKVIHNAQGWSFLIISTMLAYLYPSPYMTPVLIISGGIAASLNFKKHEKMERGPIRILWRPIIFWISVLVAAAIIGKITNSLPVRLFENFYRNGSLVFGGGQVLIPILYNEFVGFKHYLTDQEFLAGMALTQVVPGPVFSIATFVGSISLQSEGIVGQIIGGFVATAGIFLPGTFFIFFAYPFWAQLKKYRGIRASLEGIHAASCGLTIAAAISLFQPMMTDWQPLLTVITTLLVLTFAKVPSYLIILAGLLLGLIF, via the coding sequence ATGGATATCCTCTTGCTGTCACTCACAGCGTTTGGCGGTCCGCAGGTACATTTGATGATGATGATAGAAAGGCTCGTGCGAAAAAGGCGATACATCACCGAAGAAGAACTGCTTGAATTACAAGCTCTTTGCCAGGTATTGCCAGGTCCAAGTTCGACGCAAACGGTAACAGCCATTGGCCTGAAAATTGGTGGACAACCACTGGCTTATCTCAGCCTGATCGTATGGTCGCTGCCAGCGATGATACTCATGACGACGGCGGCTATCGGTATCCACTACCTTGAAAGAAATTCCATTTCGCTAGGATTCACCAGGTTTGTCGGCCCGATGGCAGTAGCTTTTTTAATGTACGGAGCATGGGCAATCGCCCGCAAAGTGATTCATAACGCGCAGGGCTGGTCTTTTTTGATCATTTCAACCATGCTTGCCTATTTATATCCATCACCCTACATGACGCCGGTACTGATCATTTCGGGCGGAATTGCCGCTTCTCTCAATTTCAAGAAGCACGAAAAAATGGAGCGTGGCCCGATACGGATTCTCTGGCGGCCCATTATATTCTGGATATCCGTACTGGTAGCTGCTGCCATTATCGGAAAGATCACGAACTCACTGCCGGTGCGGCTTTTCGAAAACTTTTATCGTAACGGAAGCCTGGTTTTTGGCGGCGGGCAGGTACTGATCCCAATCCTTTACAATGAGTTTGTTGGATTTAAGCATTACCTCACCGATCAGGAATTTCTGGCGGGAATGGCCCTGACGCAGGTTGTACCGGGCCCTGTATTTTCAATTGCTACTTTTGTCGGCAGCATTTCACTGCAATCCGAAGGTATCGTCGGGCAAATTATTGGAGGGTTTGTCGCTACCGCCGGGATATTTCTCCCAGGTACATTCTTTATCTTTTTTGCCTACCCTTTTTGGGCCCAGCTCAAAAAATACCGCGGTATCCGCGCCTCGCTGGAAGGAATTCATGCGGCTAGTTGCGGACTTACCATCGCCGCAGCCATTTCACTTTTCCAACCCATGATGACCGACTGGCAACCGCTGCTGACCGTAATCACTACCCTGCTCGTCCTCACCTTCGCCAAAGTCCCCTCCTACCTCATCATTCTCGCAGGCTTGCTGCTAGGATTGATTTTCTGA
- a CDS encoding S66 peptidase family protein: MNEIKLPPFLRPGDKIGIIAPASVVKYDDIVPGINIFKNKWGLEVVEGTTLQSAFNQFSASDAVRLADLQQMLDDPDIKAVIAARGGYGCSRIVDGLDFNGFLKSPKWIIGFSDLTVILSRIYQLGYASLHAPMAKSITTEGAEEAAESLRQMLFGEQPAYTFASHSLNRTGSTTAQVVGGNLCLLAHLIGSETEIDTTGKILFIEDINEYLYNLDRMMIQLKRAGKLTNLAGLIVGQFTDMKDNGNPSFGKDTYEIVQEHVAEFSYPVCYNFPVGHVGDNRAMSIGMKASLEVGDHEVNFRFLPQAPDIQI, from the coding sequence ATGAACGAAATAAAGCTTCCGCCTTTTCTGAGGCCAGGTGATAAAATAGGGATAATTGCTCCCGCCAGTGTGGTTAAGTATGACGATATCGTGCCTGGTATCAATATCTTCAAAAACAAGTGGGGACTGGAAGTGGTAGAAGGTACCACATTACAAAGTGCATTCAATCAATTTTCGGCTTCGGACGCTGTACGTCTCGCAGACTTGCAGCAGATGCTGGACGATCCTGATATCAAAGCTGTTATCGCCGCACGTGGTGGCTACGGATGCTCCCGGATCGTCGATGGTCTTGATTTTAATGGTTTTTTAAAATCTCCCAAATGGATTATCGGTTTTAGCGATCTTACTGTGATCCTTTCCCGAATTTACCAGCTCGGTTATGCCAGCCTGCACGCTCCTATGGCCAAATCCATTACTACGGAAGGCGCGGAAGAAGCTGCTGAATCATTGAGACAAATGCTTTTTGGCGAACAGCCTGCATATACATTTGCATCTCATTCATTGAACCGTACCGGAAGCACTACCGCCCAGGTTGTAGGCGGAAACCTATGCCTTCTTGCGCATCTGATCGGCTCCGAAACTGAAATCGATACGACAGGCAAGATCCTGTTTATTGAGGATATTAATGAATACCTATACAATCTGGACAGAATGATGATCCAGCTGAAAAGAGCTGGAAAGCTGACCAACCTCGCAGGACTGATTGTAGGACAGTTTACTGATATGAAGGACAATGGTAACCCCTCATTTGGAAAAGATACTTACGAGATCGTTCAAGAGCATGTTGCCGAGTTCAGCTATCCGGTATGTTACAATTTCCCGGTTGGCCACGTAGGTGACAACAGGGCGATGAGCATTGGTATGAAGGCTTCTCTGGAAGTCGGGGATCATGAGGTCAATTTCCGTTTTTTGCCACAAGCTCCTGATATTCAGATTTAA
- a CDS encoding DUF6169 family protein → MQGESNSLNPYDLVSAGEDSYKFYTDSGIEYIAYFTNSPDYFSKYPDFNNDIVSFTFEPHGKVREALYYSGNRASKILGQSHDKRIMDTVLSLLLGSLVKSPSKSIIMICENDDARDVCRNRLFTRWYNKIFQSNNNLATKNDNELCGEGYCSIFISNSNPYHDTIKKAFDNILFEDPSK, encoded by the coding sequence ATGCAAGGGGAATCAAATTCGTTAAACCCGTATGATCTAGTTAGTGCAGGCGAGGATTCGTATAAATTTTATACGGATAGTGGCATAGAGTACATAGCCTACTTTACCAACTCACCAGACTATTTTAGCAAATACCCGGACTTCAATAATGACATAGTAAGCTTCACGTTTGAGCCACACGGCAAAGTACGTGAAGCTTTATACTATTCAGGTAACCGAGCTTCAAAAATTCTCGGGCAGAGCCACGACAAAAGAATCATGGACACCGTGCTATCTCTACTGTTAGGATCTCTCGTTAAGTCCCCCTCGAAATCGATTATTATGATATGCGAAAATGATGATGCAAGAGATGTTTGCCGAAATAGGTTGTTCACCAGATGGTATAACAAAATATTTCAATCTAATAATAATCTAGCAACTAAGAACGACAATGAGCTATGTGGTGAGGGGTATTGCTCAATTTTCATTAGCAATTCGAACCCATATCATGATACTATCAAAAAAGCATTTGATAACATATTATTTGAAGATCCATCTAAATAA
- a CDS encoding isopenicillin N synthase family dioxygenase gives MEPALLNQVPSLDLADFTSGNPEQKEQFVADLGSAFTNIGFVAIKNHGLSDALRNDLYHYVQQFFSLPDEIKKKYEFPNLFGQRGYIGKGKETAKGFKVADLKEFYHVGQPEPIGSMPSNVFPDELPDFKKYTLEVYNTFESTGKTLLRAIAIYLNLPEDYFEDKVKNGDSLLRALHYFPIPNPELVPEGAVRAAAHGDINLITLLMGASAEGLEVLRRDGEWIAITALPDQIVVNVGDMLDRLTNHKLKSTIHRVVNPPREKMGTSRYSIPFFMHPRADMDLTSLDSCVSAENPKLYTNMTAGEFLDERLRELGLKK, from the coding sequence ATGGAACCAGCATTGTTAAATCAAGTCCCTTCGCTGGATTTGGCCGATTTCACATCAGGAAATCCGGAGCAGAAAGAGCAATTCGTCGCTGATCTTGGGTCGGCATTTACAAATATAGGTTTTGTCGCTATCAAAAATCACGGGCTTAGTGATGCCCTCAGAAATGATCTGTACCACTACGTACAGCAGTTTTTCTCACTTCCCGATGAAATCAAAAAGAAATACGAATTTCCAAACCTGTTTGGCCAACGCGGCTACATTGGTAAAGGCAAGGAAACGGCCAAGGGATTCAAAGTAGCTGACCTGAAAGAGTTTTACCACGTTGGTCAGCCCGAGCCCATTGGCAGTATGCCATCCAATGTATTTCCCGATGAGCTGCCTGATTTCAAAAAATATACACTCGAAGTTTATAACACATTTGAAAGCACCGGAAAAACATTGCTTCGAGCTATCGCCATCTATCTGAACCTTCCTGAAGACTATTTTGAAGATAAAGTAAAAAACGGCGACAGTTTGCTCAGAGCATTGCATTACTTCCCGATCCCCAATCCCGAGCTGGTACCGGAAGGAGCGGTTCGCGCGGCGGCACACGGTGATATCAACCTCATTACCCTGCTTATGGGTGCCAGTGCGGAAGGACTGGAAGTACTGAGACGCGACGGTGAATGGATCGCCATTACGGCATTACCGGACCAGATCGTCGTCAATGTAGGAGATATGCTTGACCGGCTTACCAACCACAAACTCAAATCCACGATTCACCGCGTCGTCAATCCACCGCGGGAAAAGATGGGTACCTCCCGATATTCGATCCCATTCTTCATGCATCCGCGCGCAGACATGGACCTGACCAGCCTGGACAGTTGCGTATCTGCGGAAAATCCGAAACTTTATACCAATATGACTGCCGGCGAGTTTCTGGATGAGCGTTTGAGAGAGTTAGGATTAAAGAAATAA